One genomic window of Geodermatophilus sp. DSM 44513 includes the following:
- a CDS encoding CTP synthase has protein sequence MLHNSQPTKFVFVTGGVVSSLGKGLTASSLGALLTGRGLRVTMQKLDPYLNVDPGTMNPFQHGEVFVTEDGAETDLDVGHYERFLDTDLSGRSNVTTGQVYSEVIAKERRGEYLGDTVQVIPHITNEIKARILAAAQGPDRVDVVITEVGGTVGDIESLPFLEAARQVRHEIGRGNCFFLHISLVPYIAPSGELKTKPTQHSVAALRNIGIQPDAVVCRSDREIGTGLKRKISLMCDVDAEGVISCPDAPSIYDIPKVLHREGLDAYVVRRLGLPFRDVDWTVWGDLLDRVHAPRQTVTIALVGKYIDLPDAYLSVTEALRAGGFAHRSRVQIRWVPSDDCQTPEGAERALAGVDGICVPGGFGVRGIEGKLGAVRHARVNGVPLLGLCLGLQCMVIEAARNLAGLTGANSAEFDPDTPDAVIATMASQVDVVAGRGDMGGTMRLGSYPATLLRGSVVAQAYGATEITERHRHRYEVANAYRDRIGEAGLVFSGTSPDGLLVEFAELPREVHPFFVGTQAHPELKSRPTRPHPLFAAFVQAAIDFSESARLPVPLDEAEKVGI, from the coding sequence CTGCTCCACAACTCCCAGCCGACGAAGTTCGTCTTCGTCACCGGCGGGGTCGTGTCCTCCCTCGGCAAGGGCCTGACGGCGAGCTCCCTGGGCGCCCTGCTGACCGGCCGCGGCCTGCGGGTCACGATGCAGAAGCTGGACCCCTACCTCAACGTCGACCCCGGGACGATGAACCCGTTCCAGCACGGCGAGGTCTTCGTCACCGAGGACGGCGCCGAGACCGACCTCGACGTCGGGCACTACGAGCGGTTCCTGGACACCGACCTGAGCGGCCGGTCCAACGTGACCACCGGCCAGGTGTACTCCGAAGTGATCGCCAAGGAGCGGCGCGGGGAGTACCTGGGCGACACCGTGCAGGTCATCCCGCACATCACCAACGAGATCAAGGCGCGCATCCTCGCCGCGGCGCAGGGGCCCGACCGCGTCGACGTGGTCATCACCGAGGTCGGCGGCACCGTCGGCGACATCGAGTCGCTGCCCTTCCTGGAGGCCGCCCGCCAGGTTCGCCACGAGATCGGGCGGGGCAACTGCTTCTTCCTGCACATCTCCCTGGTGCCCTACATCGCGCCGTCCGGGGAGCTGAAGACCAAGCCGACCCAGCACTCGGTGGCCGCGCTGCGCAACATCGGCATCCAGCCCGACGCGGTGGTCTGCCGGTCGGACCGGGAGATCGGCACCGGCCTCAAGCGCAAGATCAGCCTGATGTGCGACGTGGACGCCGAGGGCGTCATCTCCTGCCCGGACGCGCCGTCGATCTACGACATCCCCAAGGTGCTGCACCGCGAGGGCCTGGACGCCTACGTCGTCCGCCGGCTGGGCCTGCCCTTCCGGGACGTCGACTGGACCGTGTGGGGGGACCTGCTCGACCGGGTGCACGCGCCGAGGCAGACGGTCACCATCGCGCTGGTCGGCAAGTACATCGACCTGCCCGACGCCTACCTGTCGGTCACCGAGGCGCTGCGGGCCGGCGGGTTCGCCCACCGCAGCCGGGTGCAGATCCGCTGGGTGCCGTCGGACGACTGCCAGACGCCCGAGGGCGCCGAACGGGCGCTGGCCGGGGTCGACGGCATCTGCGTGCCCGGCGGGTTCGGGGTGCGCGGCATCGAGGGCAAGCTCGGCGCCGTCCGCCACGCCCGCGTCAACGGCGTCCCCCTGCTGGGGCTGTGCCTGGGCCTCCAGTGCATGGTCATCGAGGCCGCGCGCAACCTGGCCGGGCTGACCGGGGCCAACTCCGCGGAGTTCGACCCCGACACCCCCGACGCGGTCATCGCCACGATGGCCAGCCAGGTGGACGTGGTCGCCGGGCGCGGCGACATGGGCGGCACCATGCGGCTGGGCAGCTACCCGGCCACGCTGCTGCGCGGGTCGGTCGTCGCCCAGGCCTACGGCGCGACGGAGATCACCGAGCGGCACCGGCACCGCTACGAGGTGGCCAACGCCTACCGCGACCGGATCGGCGAGGCCGGGCTGGTCTTCTCCGGCACCTCCCCGGACGGGCTGCTGGTCGAGTTCGCCGAGCTGCCCCGCGAGGTGCACCCCTTCTTCGTCGGCACCCAGGCGCACCCGGAGCTCAAGAGCCGCCCGACCCGGCCGCACCCGCTGTTCGCCGCCTTCGTGCAGGCCGCGATCGACTTCTCGGAGTCCGCGCGGCTGCCCGTGCCGCTCGACGAGGCCGAGAAGGTCGGGATCTGA
- a CDS encoding NUDIX hydrolase — protein sequence MVEPARPGEYEVLGTEVVHEGRITTLVKDTVAMPGGGDSVREVVRHIGAVAVAAVDDEGRIVLVRQYRHPVRGYLWELPAGLRDADGEAPLATARRELAEEAGLAAERWSLLATSYSTPGFCTEQVLVYLAEGLIAVDLPEGFVVEHEELDMTVERVPLDEAVQRVFAGGIRNSSAVIGVLGAAHARATGATLRPADAG from the coding sequence GTGGTGGAGCCCGCCCGGCCCGGCGAGTACGAGGTGCTGGGCACCGAGGTCGTGCACGAGGGCCGGATCACCACCCTGGTCAAGGACACCGTGGCCATGCCCGGCGGCGGGGACAGCGTCCGCGAGGTGGTGCGGCACATCGGCGCGGTGGCCGTCGCCGCGGTGGACGACGAGGGCCGCATCGTGCTGGTCCGCCAGTACCGGCACCCGGTGCGCGGCTACCTGTGGGAGCTGCCCGCCGGCCTGCGCGACGCCGACGGCGAGGCCCCTCTGGCCACCGCGCGGCGGGAGCTGGCCGAGGAGGCGGGGCTGGCTGCCGAGCGCTGGTCGCTGCTGGCCACCAGCTACAGCACCCCGGGCTTCTGCACCGAGCAGGTGCTCGTCTACCTCGCCGAGGGGCTCATCGCCGTCGACCTCCCAGAGGGCTTCGTCGTGGAGCACGAGGAGCTGGACATGACCGTGGAGCGGGTGCCGCTGGACGAGGCCGTGCAGCGGGTGTTCGCCGGGGGGATCCGCAACTCCTCGGCGGTCATCGGCGTGCTGGGCGCCGCACACGCCCGCGCGACCGGCGCCACCCTGCGCCCCGCCGACGCGGGGTAG
- a CDS encoding heme-binding protein translates to MLTSEQAQALLTAARDECARVGVPMSFAVMDPAGHLVALLRTDGAPWISTDVAQGKAWTAAAYGMPSAGQKAKMDSLPNFSTALTAMTAGRFTPQPGAVPVYADGRLVGALGASGGTGQQDEDVCAAAVTACGYATAAG, encoded by the coding sequence GTGCTGACCTCCGAGCAGGCCCAGGCCCTGCTGACCGCCGCCCGCGACGAGTGCGCCCGCGTCGGCGTGCCCATGTCCTTCGCCGTCATGGACCCCGCCGGCCACCTCGTGGCCCTGCTGCGCACCGACGGCGCCCCGTGGATCTCCACCGACGTCGCCCAGGGCAAGGCCTGGACCGCGGCGGCCTACGGCATGCCCAGCGCCGGGCAGAAGGCCAAGATGGACAGCCTGCCCAACTTCTCCACCGCGCTGACCGCGATGACCGCCGGCCGCTTCACGCCGCAGCCCGGCGCCGTGCCGGTCTACGCGGACGGGCGGCTGGTCGGGGCACTGGGCGCCAGCGGCGGCACCGGCCAGCAGGACGAGGACGTGTGCGCCGCCGCCGTCACCGCCTGCGGGTACGCGACCGCGGCCGGCTGA
- the ald gene encoding alanine dehydrogenase, whose translation MRVGVPREVKNREYRVALTPAGVTELARAGHTVLVERGAGEGSSIPDADYTAAGATIVADADDVWADADLLLKVKEPVAEEYPRLRAGQTLFTYLHLAASRECTDALVASGTTAIAYETVQTARGALPLLAPMSEVAGRMAPQVGAHSLERAHGGRGVLLGGVSGVYAAKVVVIGAGVSGMSAATIALGMQAEVVVLDRDVDKLRAADTVYRGHLQTVTSNAYEVERAVLDADLVIGAVLVPGAKAPTLVSNDLVKRMKPGSVLVDIAVDQGGCFEDSRPTTHDDPTFRVHESVFYCVANMPGAVPNTSTHALTNVTLPYVMALAGRGTADAVHADPALAHGVNVVAGQVVLPEVAEAHGMAAVALAEVLP comes from the coding sequence ATGCGGGTCGGGGTTCCCCGAGAGGTCAAGAACCGGGAGTACCGGGTGGCGCTCACCCCTGCGGGGGTGACCGAGCTGGCGCGGGCCGGGCACACGGTGCTCGTCGAGCGGGGGGCGGGGGAGGGCTCGTCCATCCCGGACGCCGACTACACCGCCGCCGGGGCCACCATCGTGGCCGACGCCGACGACGTGTGGGCCGACGCCGACCTGCTGCTCAAGGTCAAGGAGCCGGTCGCCGAGGAGTACCCCCGGCTGCGGGCCGGGCAGACGCTGTTCACCTACCTGCACCTGGCCGCGTCCCGGGAGTGCACCGACGCCCTGGTCGCCTCCGGCACCACCGCGATCGCCTACGAGACGGTGCAGACCGCCCGCGGCGCGCTGCCCCTGCTGGCCCCGATGAGCGAGGTCGCCGGCCGCATGGCGCCGCAGGTCGGGGCGCACAGCCTGGAGCGGGCGCACGGCGGGCGCGGGGTGCTGCTCGGCGGTGTCTCCGGGGTGTACGCGGCCAAGGTCGTCGTCATCGGGGCCGGGGTGTCGGGCATGAGTGCGGCCACCATCGCCCTGGGCATGCAGGCCGAGGTCGTCGTGCTGGACCGCGACGTCGACAAGCTGCGCGCCGCGGACACCGTCTACCGCGGGCACCTGCAGACGGTGACCTCCAACGCCTACGAGGTGGAGCGGGCCGTCCTGGACGCCGACCTGGTCATCGGCGCGGTGCTGGTCCCCGGTGCCAAGGCGCCCACCCTGGTGAGCAACGACCTGGTCAAGCGGATGAAGCCGGGGTCGGTGCTGGTCGACATCGCCGTGGACCAGGGCGGCTGCTTCGAGGACAGCCGGCCCACGACGCACGACGACCCGACCTTCCGGGTGCACGAGTCGGTCTTCTACTGCGTGGCCAACATGCCCGGCGCGGTGCCCAACACCTCCACGCACGCGCTCACCAACGTGACGCTGCCCTACGTCATGGCGTTGGCCGGCCGGGGCACCGCCGACGCCGTGCACGCCGACCCCGCACTCGCCCACGGGGTCAACGTGGTGGCCGGTCAGGTGGTGCTGCCCGAGGTCGCCGAGGCGCACGGGATGGCCGCCGTCGCGCTGGCGGAGGTGCTGCCCTGA
- a CDS encoding site-specific tyrosine recombinase XerD, translated as MARAVSGYLDHLTVERGLAANTITSYRRDLRRYAQFLDAAGVRGLGEVAESDVAGFLAALRQGDEDHPPLSPTSAARAVVAVRGLHRFALLDGLVPDDVAAEVRPPSPARRLPKAIPVQSVVALIEAAGTLEGPRGLRDRALLEVLYGTGARISEAVGLAVDDLDRGQSVVRLAGKGGKQRIVPVGSFALRAVEEYLVRARPALAAAGRTGVRGGALFLNARGGTLSRQSAWSILRAAAARAGGVDGDLARSVSPHTLRHSFATHLLDGGADVRVVQELLGHASVTTTQVYTLVTVDRLREVYASSHPRALT; from the coding sequence GTGGCGCGGGCGGTCTCCGGCTACCTCGACCACCTCACCGTCGAGCGCGGCCTGGCCGCCAACACCATCACCTCCTACCGCCGCGACCTGCGCCGCTACGCGCAGTTCCTCGACGCGGCCGGCGTGCGCGGGCTGGGCGAGGTCGCCGAGTCCGACGTCGCCGGCTTCCTCGCGGCGTTGCGGCAGGGCGACGAGGACCACCCGCCGCTGTCGCCCACCTCGGCGGCGCGCGCGGTGGTCGCCGTCCGCGGGCTGCACCGCTTCGCGCTGCTCGACGGCCTGGTGCCCGACGACGTCGCCGCCGAGGTGCGCCCGCCGTCGCCGGCGCGCCGGCTGCCCAAGGCGATCCCGGTGCAGTCGGTGGTCGCGCTGATCGAGGCCGCGGGCACGCTGGAGGGCCCGCGCGGGCTGCGCGACCGGGCCCTGCTCGAGGTGCTGTACGGCACCGGGGCGCGCATCTCCGAGGCGGTCGGGCTGGCCGTCGACGACCTCGACCGCGGCCAGTCGGTGGTGCGGCTGGCCGGCAAGGGCGGCAAGCAGCGGATCGTGCCGGTCGGGTCCTTCGCGCTGCGCGCGGTCGAGGAGTACCTGGTGCGTGCCCGGCCGGCGCTGGCCGCCGCGGGCCGCACGGGCGTGCGCGGCGGCGCGCTGTTCCTCAACGCCCGCGGCGGGACGCTGTCCCGGCAGAGCGCCTGGTCGATCCTGCGGGCGGCGGCCGCGCGGGCCGGCGGGGTGGACGGCGACCTGGCGCGGAGCGTCTCGCCGCACACGCTGCGGCACTCCTTCGCCACCCACCTGCTCGACGGCGGGGCCGACGTCCGCGTCGTCCAGGAGCTGCTCGGTCACGCCTCGGTGACCACCACCCAGGTCTACACCCTGGTCACCGTCGACCGGCTGCGTGAGGTGTACGCCAGCAGCCATCCCCGCGCGCTGACCTGA
- a CDS encoding AAA family ATPase, with amino-acid sequence MAIRGDAAGQAFALPTDPEPEMGAAAPRLDPARARMRKLPDPKPLTRHGPARVVAMCNQKGGVGKTTSTINLGAALVEYGRKVLLIDLDPQGALSVGLGVPAQNLDRTIYNALMERRTSLRDVRVPTDIPGLDLVPSNIDLSAAEVQLVSEVAREQTLLRVLADVREEYDYVLIDCQPSLGLLTVNALTAAQGVVIPLECEFFSLRGVALLVDTIEKVKERLNPDLEISGILATMYDARTVHCREVFSRVVEAFGDTVFRTVIQRTVRFPETTVAGQPITTWAPTSSGASAYRDLAKEVLSL; translated from the coding sequence ATGGCGATCCGAGGGGACGCGGCCGGTCAGGCCTTCGCGCTCCCGACCGACCCCGAGCCCGAGATGGGTGCTGCTGCCCCGCGGCTGGACCCGGCCCGCGCGCGCATGCGCAAGCTGCCCGACCCCAAGCCGCTGACCCGGCACGGCCCCGCGCGGGTCGTCGCGATGTGCAACCAGAAGGGCGGCGTCGGCAAGACCACGTCGACGATCAACCTGGGTGCCGCGCTGGTCGAGTACGGCCGCAAGGTGCTGCTCATCGACCTGGACCCGCAGGGCGCGCTGTCGGTCGGCCTCGGCGTCCCGGCGCAGAACCTGGACCGGACCATCTACAACGCCCTCATGGAGCGGCGCACCTCGCTGCGCGACGTGCGGGTGCCCACCGACATCCCCGGCCTGGACCTGGTGCCGAGCAACATCGACCTGTCCGCGGCGGAGGTCCAGCTGGTCAGCGAGGTGGCCCGGGAGCAGACGCTGCTACGGGTGCTCGCCGACGTCCGCGAGGAGTACGACTACGTCCTCATCGACTGCCAGCCCTCCCTCGGCCTGCTGACGGTCAACGCGCTGACCGCCGCGCAGGGCGTGGTCATCCCGCTGGAGTGCGAGTTCTTCTCGCTGCGCGGGGTGGCCCTGTTGGTCGACACCATCGAGAAGGTCAAGGAGCGGCTCAACCCCGACCTGGAGATCTCCGGGATCCTCGCCACGATGTACGACGCGCGCACCGTGCACTGCCGCGAGGTGTTCAGCCGGGTCGTCGAGGCCTTCGGCGACACCGTGTTCCGCACCGTCATCCAGCGGACCGTGCGCTTCCCCGAGACCACGGTCGCCGGCCAGCCGATCACCACCTGGGCGCCGACGTCCTCCGGTGCGTCGGCCTACCGCGACCTGGCCAAGGAGGTCCTCTCGCTGTGA
- a CDS encoding ScpA family protein, which translates to MTAPETPQAGAGRFTVRLANFEGPFDLLLQLIARHRLDVTEIALSTVTDDFIAHLRALGDELDLDQASEFLVVAATLLDLKAARLLPAAEVEDDEDLELLEARDLLFARLLQYRAYKRAAAFLRERETTAARRHPRDAALEPRFAEWLPEVLLGITPEQLAALAARALTPRVPPTVGVAHLHAPPVSVAEQLVLVSDRLSGAGTASFRALTADCGHTREVIARFLALLELYRQQRVVFEQLTPLGELHVRWTGGAGPGPADAEQAA; encoded by the coding sequence GTGACCGCGCCGGAGACCCCGCAGGCCGGCGCCGGGCGCTTCACCGTCCGGCTGGCCAACTTCGAGGGGCCGTTCGACCTGCTGCTGCAGCTGATCGCCCGGCACCGGCTGGACGTCACCGAGATCGCGCTGTCGACGGTCACCGACGACTTCATCGCCCACCTGCGGGCGCTGGGCGACGAGCTCGACCTCGACCAGGCCAGCGAGTTCCTCGTCGTCGCCGCCACGCTGCTGGACCTCAAGGCCGCCCGGCTGCTGCCCGCCGCCGAGGTGGAGGACGACGAGGACCTCGAGCTGCTGGAGGCCCGTGACCTGCTGTTCGCCCGGCTGCTGCAGTACCGCGCCTACAAGCGGGCGGCCGCCTTCCTGCGCGAGCGCGAGACCACCGCCGCCCGCCGTCACCCCCGCGACGCCGCGCTCGAGCCGCGCTTCGCCGAGTGGCTGCCCGAGGTGCTGCTCGGAATCACCCCCGAGCAGCTGGCCGCCCTGGCCGCCCGCGCGCTGACCCCCCGGGTACCGCCGACGGTCGGCGTGGCCCACCTGCACGCGCCGCCGGTGAGCGTGGCCGAGCAGCTGGTCCTGGTGAGCGACCGGCTCTCCGGCGCCGGGACGGCGAGCTTCCGCGCGCTGACCGCCGACTGCGGGCACACCCGCGAGGTGATCGCCCGGTTCCTCGCCCTGCTGGAGCTCTACCGCCAGCAGCGCGTCGTCTTCGAGCAGCTCACCCCCCTGGGCGAGCTGCACGTGCGCTGGACCGGTGGCGCCGGCCCCGGCCCGGCCGACGCCGAGCAGGCCGCGTGA
- the scpB gene encoding SMC-Scp complex subunit ScpB: MSDERPPVSWDALAQELAATRAQAGARDGADPATWDAVAAELAARVGERPAEVAEPAPVAEPEPLPELAPLLVVSKPSPGPPVESPAQPPAEPSPPVDPAALRGGLEALLFVADTAVDEVTLAAVLRCELPQVRAALTELAAGYDERGAGITLRRVGEGWRLYTREQYADVVERHLAEGQRARLTQASLETLAVIAYRQPVTRARVAAIRGVAVDGVMRTLLGRGLVREVGTDPDSGGRLYVTTSLFLERLGLESLDELPELGPLLPDPSTLLDHPDA, translated from the coding sequence GTGAGCGACGAGCGGCCACCGGTCTCCTGGGACGCGCTGGCGCAGGAGCTGGCCGCCACCCGCGCGCAGGCCGGGGCCCGCGACGGCGCCGACCCGGCCACCTGGGACGCCGTCGCCGCGGAGCTGGCCGCCCGGGTGGGCGAGCGCCCGGCGGAGGTGGCCGAACCGGCCCCGGTCGCGGAGCCGGAACCACTGCCGGAGCTGGCGCCGCTGCTCGTCGTCTCTAAACCGTCGCCCGGGCCGCCCGTGGAGTCGCCCGCCCAGCCGCCCGCCGAGCCGTCGCCGCCGGTGGACCCGGCCGCGCTGCGCGGCGGGCTGGAGGCCCTGCTCTTCGTCGCCGACACCGCGGTCGACGAGGTCACGCTGGCCGCCGTGCTGCGCTGCGAGCTGCCGCAGGTGCGCGCCGCGCTGACCGAGCTGGCCGCCGGCTACGACGAGCGCGGCGCGGGCATCACGCTGCGCCGGGTGGGGGAGGGCTGGCGGCTGTACACCCGCGAGCAGTACGCCGACGTCGTCGAGCGCCACCTCGCCGAGGGGCAGCGCGCCCGGCTCACCCAGGCCTCGCTGGAGACCCTGGCCGTCATCGCCTACCGCCAGCCGGTGACCCGCGCCCGGGTGGCGGCCATCCGCGGCGTCGCGGTGGACGGCGTCATGCGCACGCTGCTGGGCCGCGGGCTGGTCCGCGAGGTCGGCACCGACCCCGACAGCGGCGGTCGGCTGTACGTCACGACGTCGCTGTTCCTGGAGCGGCTGGGCCTGGAGAGCCTCGACGAGCTGCCCGAGCTGGGCCCGCTGCTGCCCGACCCGTCCACCCTGCTCGACCACCCCGACGCCTGA
- a CDS encoding pseudouridine synthase, whose translation MDTAPYDDADLELAPPHPADRARTEAAEEGERLQKVLARAGVGSRRVVENMVDQGRISVNGAVVTVQGMRVDPLRDRIAVDGSRIELRDDKVTYALNKPTGVITAMSDDRNRPTVGDMVGDLAPGLVHVGRLDQDTEGLLLVTNDGELAHRLAHPSYEVKKTYLAQVSGSVPRDLGRRLRAGVQLDDGPVKVDSFRLVDTHAGQSVVEVVLHEGRKHIVRRLLASVGLPVSRLTRTAVGPVKLERMRSGSIRRLTRAELGALEDTVGL comes from the coding sequence ATGGACACCGCCCCGTACGACGACGCCGACCTGGAGCTGGCCCCTCCCCACCCCGCCGACCGCGCGCGCACCGAGGCCGCCGAGGAGGGGGAGCGGCTGCAGAAGGTGCTCGCCCGCGCCGGGGTCGGCTCGCGCCGGGTCGTGGAGAACATGGTCGACCAGGGGCGGATCAGCGTGAACGGCGCGGTCGTGACCGTGCAGGGCATGCGGGTCGACCCGCTGCGCGACCGGATCGCCGTCGATGGCAGCCGCATCGAGCTGCGCGACGACAAGGTGACCTACGCGCTGAACAAACCCACCGGCGTCATCACCGCGATGAGCGACGACCGCAACCGCCCGACGGTCGGCGACATGGTCGGCGACCTGGCTCCCGGCCTGGTGCACGTCGGCCGGCTGGACCAGGACACCGAGGGCCTGCTGCTGGTCACCAACGACGGCGAGCTGGCCCACCGGCTGGCCCACCCCTCCTACGAGGTCAAGAAGACCTACCTGGCGCAGGTGTCCGGCTCGGTGCCCCGCGACCTGGGCCGCCGGCTGCGGGCCGGCGTGCAGTTGGACGACGGCCCGGTGAAGGTCGACTCCTTCCGCCTCGTGGACACCCACGCCGGCCAGTCGGTGGTCGAGGTCGTGCTGCACGAGGGGCGCAAGCACATCGTGCGGCGGCTGCTGGCCTCCGTCGGCCTGCCGGTGTCCCGGCTGACCCGCACCGCCGTCGGGCCGGTGAAGCTGGAGCGGATGCGCAGCGGCTCGATCCGCCGGCTCACCCGCGCCGAGCTCGGCGCCCTGGAGGACACCGTCGGGCTCTAG
- a CDS encoding ROK family protein, which translates to MTPTPAARQSTLRSSNLALVLRTVCAHGPLSRADVAARTGTTRATAARLVDELVAGGLLDEGERLAPPRRGRPATPLLPGARVGALGLQVDAGLLAARVLDLRGRVVAEHVEDDDLVGSDPAGTLDRLGALAAGLLAGLPAGLRLAGAGLALPGLVDGDLLLRAPNLGWTDVPAPDLLAAHLPAGLRPVLGNEADLAARTVADAAPGRPGRTRDFLYLSGQIGIGGAAVLGGRVLTGSAGWAGEVGHVCVDPAGPACRCGSTGCLEQYAGRHALLSAAGLAPDTPLAEVVARAGEPRVRRALDAAADALGVALAGVLNVLDLPVVVLTGHLAALADVLRPRLEELLCTRVLSARWRRPAVLAVPGAPAAGATGAALQAMDGVLADPARRLG; encoded by the coding sequence GTGACGCCGACCCCAGCGGCGCGGCAGTCGACGCTGCGCAGCAGCAACCTCGCGCTCGTGCTGCGCACCGTCTGCGCCCACGGCCCGCTGTCCCGCGCCGACGTCGCCGCCCGCACCGGGACCACGCGGGCGACCGCGGCCCGGCTGGTCGACGAGCTGGTCGCGGGCGGGCTGCTCGACGAGGGCGAGCGCCTGGCCCCGCCCCGGCGCGGGCGCCCGGCGACGCCGCTGCTGCCCGGCGCGCGCGTCGGGGCGCTGGGCCTGCAGGTGGACGCCGGTCTGCTCGCCGCCCGCGTGCTCGACCTGCGCGGCCGGGTGGTCGCCGAGCACGTCGAGGACGACGACCTGGTCGGCAGCGACCCGGCGGGCACGCTGGACCGGCTGGGCGCCCTGGCCGCCGGCCTGCTGGCCGGCCTGCCCGCGGGGCTCCGGCTGGCCGGCGCGGGCCTGGCGCTGCCCGGTCTGGTGGACGGCGACCTGCTGCTGCGGGCGCCGAACCTCGGCTGGACCGACGTCCCCGCGCCGGACCTGCTGGCCGCGCACCTGCCCGCCGGGCTGCGTCCGGTGCTCGGCAACGAGGCCGACCTGGCCGCGCGGACGGTGGCCGACGCCGCGCCCGGCCGGCCCGGCCGGACGCGGGACTTCCTGTACCTGTCCGGGCAGATCGGCATCGGCGGCGCGGCCGTGCTGGGCGGGCGGGTGCTGACCGGCAGCGCCGGGTGGGCCGGCGAGGTGGGGCACGTGTGCGTCGACCCCGCCGGGCCGGCCTGCCGGTGCGGCTCCACCGGCTGCCTGGAGCAGTACGCCGGACGGCACGCGCTGCTCAGCGCCGCCGGGCTGGCCCCGGACACCCCGCTCGCCGAGGTCGTGGCCCGGGCCGGGGAGCCGCGCGTGCGCCGGGCCCTCGACGCCGCGGCCGACGCGCTGGGGGTGGCGCTGGCCGGGGTGCTCAACGTGCTCGACCTGCCGGTCGTCGTCCTCACCGGGCACCTGGCCGCGCTCGCCGACGTGCTGCGCCCCCGGCTGGAGGAGCTGCTGTGCACGCGGGTGCTCTCGGCGCGCTGGCGCCGTCCGGCCGTCCTCGCCGTGCCCGGGGCACCGGCCGCGGGGGCCACGGGCGCGGCGCTGCAGGCGATGGACGGCGTCCTGGCCGACCCCGCCCGCCGGCTGGGCTAG
- the xylA gene encoding xylose isomerase gives MTAEPRDVPFTFGLWTVGWPARDPFGDATRAGLDPVESVHRLAELGASGVTFHDDDLVPPGSGDADRSRHVERFRAALEETGLVVPMATTNLFTHPVFKEGALTANDRDVRRYALRKVMRNMDLAAELGARTYVLWGGREGAEVDSAKDLRAALDRYREGIDTLAQYSEERGYGLRFALEPKPNEPRGDIFLPTIGHALGFISTLEHADLVGLNPEVGHEQMAGLNFTHGIAQALWQGKLFHIDLNGQHGPKYDQDLVFGHGDLLSAFATVDLLEHGGPDGGPAYDGPRHFDYKPLRTEDLDGVWTSAAANMRTYLLLRERAAAFRADPEVAEALAAARVPELARPTLADGETAADLLADPSAFEEFDAEAAGRRPGGQVRLAQLAVEHLIGAR, from the coding sequence ATGACCGCAGAGCCCCGCGACGTCCCGTTCACCTTCGGTCTGTGGACGGTCGGCTGGCCGGCCCGTGACCCCTTCGGCGACGCCACCCGCGCAGGCCTGGACCCGGTCGAGAGCGTGCACCGGCTGGCCGAGCTGGGCGCCTCCGGCGTGACCTTCCACGACGACGACCTCGTCCCGCCCGGCAGCGGTGACGCCGACCGGAGCAGGCACGTCGAGCGGTTCAGGGCGGCGCTGGAGGAGACCGGTCTGGTCGTCCCCATGGCCACCACCAACCTGTTCACCCACCCGGTGTTCAAGGAGGGCGCCCTCACCGCCAACGACCGCGACGTCCGCCGGTACGCGCTGCGCAAGGTCATGCGCAACATGGACCTCGCCGCGGAGCTCGGCGCGCGCACCTACGTGCTGTGGGGCGGCCGCGAGGGCGCCGAGGTCGACTCCGCCAAGGACCTGCGGGCGGCGCTGGACCGCTACCGCGAGGGCATCGACACCCTGGCGCAGTACAGCGAGGAGCGCGGCTACGGCCTGCGGTTCGCCCTGGAGCCCAAGCCGAACGAGCCGCGCGGCGACATCTTCCTGCCCACCATCGGGCACGCCCTCGGCTTCATCTCCACCCTCGAGCACGCCGACCTGGTCGGCCTGAACCCCGAGGTGGGACACGAGCAGATGGCCGGGCTCAACTTCACGCACGGCATCGCCCAGGCGCTGTGGCAGGGCAAGCTGTTCCACATCGACCTCAACGGCCAGCACGGGCCGAAGTACGACCAGGACCTGGTGTTCGGCCACGGCGACCTGCTCAGCGCCTTCGCCACCGTCGACCTGCTCGAGCACGGCGGCCCGGACGGCGGCCCGGCCTACGACGGCCCGCGGCACTTCGACTACAAGCCGCTGCGCACCGAGGACCTCGACGGGGTGTGGACCTCCGCGGCGGCCAACATGCGCACCTACCTGCTGCTGCGCGAGCGGGCGGCGGCCTTCCGGGCCGACCCGGAGGTCGCCGAGGCGCTGGCCGCCGCCCGGGTGCCGGAGCTGGCGCGGCCCACGCTGGCCGACGGGGAGACCGCCGCGGACCTGCTCGCCGACCCCTCGGCGTTCGAGGAGTTCGACGCCGAGGCCGCCGGCCGCCGTCCGGGCGGGCAGGTGCGGCTGGCCCAGCTGGCGGTGGAGCACCTGATCGGCGCCCGGTGA